The Natrinema caseinilyticum genomic sequence GCCGAGCTTCGCCTTTATCGTGTCCGTGATCCCGGGATCGGGCTCCACGTGGGCCGTTCCGTGTTCGACGTCAGCGACGATTCCGATCTGGTCGCCGGCGGCGTTGATGACGCGCTTGCCAGTGTCGTCGTCGGAAAACTGTGGAGACATTGCAGTTTCAATAACACCGGGTTCACGAAAGGACGTGGTGCTTGCTGGCGCATGCGGTTCGGACGGAAGATTCGAGCACCCACTGTCCGTCGCTACTCGAATTCCGGCTCCCGATCCTCCAGGAACGCAGTGACCCCTTCCTCGTGTGCGGCCGAGGTCCGTGCCTGGGCCTGAAGCAGGTTCTCGTAGTCGAGTGCCTCGTCCCACGGCCGACTCATGTTCTCATGCATCGCCCGTTTCATCATCCCGATGGTAGCCGTGGGACCGCTCGCGATCCGCTCGACTGTTTCGGCGACCCGGTCGTCGAGTTCGTCGGCGGGAACCGCCTCGTTGATCAGTTCGAGGTCGGCCGCCCGGTCGGCATCGAAGAACTCGCCGGTGAACGCGAGTCGTTTCGCGGCCCGCAGACCGACGACGTGCGGGAGCATGAACGTGCCGCCGGTGTCGGGAATGAGCCCGACTCTGACGAAGGCACAGGAGAACGTCGCATCGGCCGTCGCGAACGCGAGGTCCGAAAGCGCGACGATCGAGAGGCCGGCCCCGATCGCGTCGCCGTTTACTTTCGCGACGATCGGCACGGGACACTCGAGCATCGCTT encodes the following:
- a CDS encoding enoyl-CoA hydratase/isomerase family protein produces the protein MDINSDDGVLRLTFDRPEALNALTMETANELADAIEDAATDEYDAIVITGAGDAFSAGGDLESLAKTPDSSRKSYERVTETFGRVVEAMLECPVPIVAKVNGDAIGAGLSIVALSDLAFATADATFSCAFVRVGLIPDTGGTFMLPHVVGLRAAKRLAFTGEFFDADRAADLELINEAVPADELDDRVAETVERIASGPTATIGMMKRAMHENMSRPWDEALDYENLLQAQARTSAAHEEGVTAFLEDREPEFE